From one Acidobacteriota bacterium genomic stretch:
- a CDS encoding carboxypeptidase regulatory-like domain-containing protein, which yields MQLRRLLSLCVTVLAVCSIAMGQGTTSRISGVVTDTSGAVVANATVTAINEGTAAVFTTKSSTAGTYAFDLLQVGRYTIKAEGQGFKQYVSTGNVLAIGVPTSVNPRLEIGGSTETVTVEGGYDLVQTESSGNFGGMIDSVTLTELPIVGTRGRNPLGLVQFMPGVVSNGANATGGGISVNGSRDRAWNYVLDGIDANESSSGGSNTSPPHQNPDMLSEFRVITSAPTAEYGRNSGAQVIMVTKSGSNQWHGNLFWFYQSPFLRANSPQNKAASPQLGRSQFVQNIPGGSIGGPIWKDKAFFFFNIELLHALSSSTVTRTVYTQAARNGQFRYVTSTGGVLRNAPVGTPVVRDSSNNVISAPSVDANGNPIQTYSTYDMVANDPFHVGLDPSVASFLKLAPLPNTYTVGDGLNTGGYTFVAPSTDKQVDLTFKVDYRFNDKNSVYVRWMSGHQNTYADITNAGQQVFPGGPAVVNTFRLPRNLAINYRWSPTAKVTNEFVVGMNRFGYRFENPGIAQGQQMPFTFNTVNSLTPASPLNSFLGNNRYLTTFQLVDNVTFVRGAHIFKAGVNFRYGREIDERGSIGNLNAIPQVNFSTGSNAPDTVGYNTPKASSNINAAFDQPGLYAALNDLLGRVGQLQAGYVAQRDLSAFKPAGTVNYMDHRWPEYDFYVQDSWHATPYLVLDFGLRLDARSAPDFHTIPGLVPNQVPRYGVPFTSQLQFVHGKYMDSRWTNFGPSIGFAYDPFHDGKTSIRGNFRIAYDRINSFSFSSTVFQGMPGLLYQITDATSGQDSFTGGVPTKMGLRAKNWAPPAPAATPTSLLTPPTYSANSLTVSDPNMQTPTVQMWGLSIQRELVKNTVFTISYIGNHGTHLYGGYDSNQSEINSNGFLAAFKDVQAGNDNALMTQIISKDTRRKAGENGRDFVNRLYKANLVTNNVGGLANSLATRLQPATGQPNGLPIVNGTGLPDTFFKPYSQYLGGLFVLETRGYSNYNGLQLQLEKRFSSGLLTTVNYTYSRTMDTRSFDPTFTTVATGSSQSAAGTPFDYHQPRLNYAPADFDNAQVISGYFVYSLPFGHARKYGVNWNRAVEAIVGGWEVSGDGNWQSGRPLTLYSGSNTFAGTVQSTPNCTGNCDKHMGKVHRESNGQLYFLTAEQRAMFSTPAPGQMGNIGRNWLRQNATWNADANFSKSFRTFKEQTLQLRLEGQNIFNTVSYDTTGSQNYTSSSFTRLNAAVDGVVNTTPRRFQLAAKYVF from the coding sequence ATGCAATTGCGAAGGCTGTTGTCGTTATGCGTAACGGTTCTGGCGGTCTGTTCGATCGCTATGGGGCAGGGAACCACCAGCCGTATCTCGGGCGTTGTGACGGACACGTCGGGAGCGGTGGTTGCTAATGCTACGGTGACGGCCATCAACGAGGGCACGGCCGCCGTGTTTACGACGAAGTCGTCGACGGCGGGAACGTATGCCTTCGACCTGCTGCAGGTGGGGCGGTACACGATTAAGGCCGAGGGGCAGGGCTTCAAGCAGTATGTCTCGACGGGGAACGTGCTGGCGATCGGCGTGCCGACGAGTGTGAATCCGAGGCTCGAGATCGGCGGCAGCACGGAGACGGTGACGGTCGAGGGCGGCTACGACCTGGTGCAGACGGAGTCGTCGGGTAACTTCGGCGGAATGATCGACAGCGTGACGCTGACAGAGTTGCCGATCGTGGGCACGCGTGGACGCAACCCGCTGGGACTGGTGCAGTTTATGCCCGGCGTCGTGTCGAACGGCGCAAATGCGACGGGGGGCGGAATCAGCGTGAACGGCTCCCGCGACCGCGCGTGGAACTATGTTCTGGACGGCATCGACGCGAACGAGAGCTCGTCGGGCGGATCGAACACCTCGCCGCCGCACCAGAACCCGGACATGCTCTCGGAGTTTCGCGTGATCACGTCGGCTCCGACGGCGGAGTATGGCCGCAACTCGGGCGCGCAGGTGATTATGGTGACCAAGTCGGGAAGCAACCAGTGGCACGGCAACCTGTTCTGGTTCTATCAGTCGCCGTTTTTGCGAGCGAACTCGCCGCAGAACAAGGCGGCATCCCCGCAGTTGGGTCGCTCTCAGTTCGTTCAGAACATTCCGGGGGGCTCGATCGGTGGGCCGATCTGGAAGGACAAGGCGTTCTTCTTCTTCAACATCGAGCTTCTCCACGCGCTCTCTTCGTCGACGGTGACGAGGACGGTGTATACGCAGGCGGCGCGCAATGGGCAGTTCCGGTATGTCACCAGCACGGGCGGAGTTTTAAGGAACGCTCCCGTTGGGACCCCGGTCGTACGTGACAGTTCTAACAATGTCATCTCTGCGCCGTCCGTGGATGCGAATGGAAACCCGATCCAGACGTACAGCACCTATGACATGGTCGCCAACGATCCGTTCCATGTGGGGCTGGACCCGTCTGTGGCGTCGTTTCTGAAGCTGGCGCCGCTGCCGAATACCTACACGGTCGGAGATGGCCTGAACACTGGAGGCTATACGTTCGTCGCTCCTTCGACGGACAAGCAGGTCGACCTGACGTTCAAGGTGGACTATCGCTTCAACGACAAGAACTCGGTGTATGTGCGGTGGATGTCGGGACATCAGAATACCTATGCCGACATTACCAATGCGGGCCAGCAGGTCTTCCCCGGCGGGCCGGCGGTGGTCAATACGTTTCGCCTGCCGCGCAACCTTGCTATCAACTATCGCTGGAGTCCTACGGCGAAGGTGACGAATGAGTTTGTCGTCGGCATGAACCGGTTCGGCTACCGGTTTGAGAATCCGGGTATTGCCCAGGGTCAGCAGATGCCGTTCACCTTCAATACGGTGAACAGCCTGACGCCGGCCTCGCCGCTGAACTCGTTTCTGGGAAATAACCGTTATTTGACGACCTTCCAACTGGTCGATAACGTGACGTTCGTACGCGGAGCTCACATCTTCAAGGCGGGTGTGAACTTCCGTTACGGCCGCGAGATCGATGAGCGCGGCTCGATCGGAAACCTGAATGCGATTCCGCAGGTGAACTTCTCGACCGGCTCGAATGCGCCGGACACGGTGGGATACAACACGCCGAAGGCATCGAGCAACATCAACGCCGCCTTCGATCAGCCCGGCCTGTATGCCGCGCTCAACGATTTGCTGGGAAGAGTCGGTCAACTTCAGGCCGGTTACGTGGCGCAGCGCGACCTCTCCGCGTTCAAGCCTGCGGGGACGGTGAACTACATGGACCACCGCTGGCCGGAGTACGACTTCTACGTGCAGGACTCGTGGCACGCGACGCCGTACCTCGTGCTGGACTTCGGGCTGCGGCTGGATGCGCGGTCGGCGCCGGACTTCCATACGATTCCGGGGCTGGTGCCGAACCAGGTCCCGCGGTATGGGGTTCCGTTTACCTCGCAACTGCAGTTCGTTCACGGGAAGTATATGGATAGCCGGTGGACGAACTTTGGGCCGTCGATTGGCTTTGCCTACGATCCGTTCCACGATGGCAAGACATCGATCCGGGGCAACTTCCGGATAGCGTACGACCGCATCAACTCGTTCTCGTTCTCGTCGACCGTCTTTCAGGGGATGCCGGGGCTGTTGTATCAGATCACCGATGCGACGAGCGGGCAGGACAGCTTCACTGGCGGAGTTCCGACGAAGATGGGTCTGCGCGCGAAGAACTGGGCCCCTCCGGCTCCGGCGGCGACTCCGACGAGCCTGCTGACGCCGCCGACGTACAGCGCCAACTCGTTGACGGTCTCCGATCCGAACATGCAGACGCCGACGGTGCAGATGTGGGGTCTCAGCATTCAGCGTGAGCTGGTGAAGAACACCGTGTTTACGATCTCCTACATCGGAAATCACGGCACGCATCTCTACGGTGGCTACGACTCGAACCAGTCGGAGATCAACTCGAACGGGTTCCTGGCGGCGTTCAAGGACGTGCAGGCGGGCAACGACAACGCGCTGATGACGCAGATCATCTCGAAGGACACGCGGCGGAAGGCGGGTGAGAACGGGAGGGACTTCGTCAATCGCCTTTATAAAGCAAACCTGGTGACCAACAACGTTGGGGGGCTGGCGAACTCGCTGGCGACACGACTGCAACCAGCGACCGGACAGCCGAATGGGCTCCCGATCGTGAATGGAACGGGGCTGCCGGACACGTTCTTCAAGCCCTACTCGCAGTATCTTGGCGGGTTGTTTGTGTTGGAGACGCGGGGCTACTCGAACTACAACGGCCTGCAGCTTCAGTTGGAGAAGCGCTTCTCTTCGGGGCTGCTGACGACGGTGAACTACACGTATTCGAGGACGATGGATACGCGGTCGTTCGACCCAACGTTTACGACGGTCGCTACGGGATCGTCGCAGTCGGCGGCGGGCACGCCGTTCGACTATCACCAGCCACGGCTGAACTACGCTCCGGCGGACTTCGACAACGCACAGGTGATCAGCGGGTATTTCGTCTACTCGCTTCCGTTCGGGCACGCGCGCAAGTATGGCGTGAACTGGAACCGCGCGGTGGAGGCGATCGTTGGCGGCTGGGAGGTGTCGGGAGACGGCAACTGGCAGTCGGGGCGTCCGCTGACGCTGTACTCGGGCTCGAATACGTTTGCGGGAACGGTGCAGTCGACGCCGAACTGCACGGGGAACTGCGACAAACATATGGGCAAGGTCCATCGCGAGTCGAACGGCCAGCTTTATTTCCTGACGGCGGAGCAG